A window of Castanea sativa cultivar Marrone di Chiusa Pesio chromosome 1, ASM4071231v1 contains these coding sequences:
- the LOC142623786 gene encoding uncharacterized protein LOC142623786, whose translation MSTFYLSIIGDAIGSMLAQEDDEKNERAVYYLSNRYHDYETWYTPIENSCFALVWAVQKLSHIVFPFQIWVVAKMDPLKYLFEKPILSGILSRWLILLAKFNLKYVARKTIKGSVVSDFCAKNHIPLAIKLNFEATNNMAEYEACIAGMEAFQELGVKEVEVFGDST comes from the coding sequence atgtcaactttCTACCTTTCCATCATAGGGGATGCAATTGGAAGTATGCTCGCACAAGAAgatgatgagaagaatgagaGGGCTGTATACTACTTGAGCAATAGATATCATGATTATGAGACTTGGTACACTCCCATAGAAAATTCATGCTTCGCACTTGTTTGGGCCGTACAAAAATTGAGTCATATCGTTTTTCCCTTCCAAATATGGGTAGTAGCAAAAATGGATCCATTGAAGTACCTCTTCGAGAAGCCCATTTTGAGTGGAATATTGTCAAGATGGTTGATCTTATTGGCAAAATTCAATTTGAAGTATGTGGCTAGGAAAACTATCAAGGGAAGCGTCGTGTCAGATTTTTGTGCCAAAAATCACATACCTTTGGCAATCAAGTTGAACTTCGAAGCAACTAACAACATGGCTGAATATGAGGCTTGCATTGCCGGAATGGAAGCTTTTCAAGAATTAGGGGTAAAAGAAGTCGAAGTCTTTGGGGACTCAACTTAG